A stretch of the Bacillus sp. B-jedd genome encodes the following:
- a CDS encoding N-acetylmannosamine-6-phosphate 2-epimerase, with translation MNPLLQNLEGGLIVSCQALEDEPLYGSAIMGKMAIAAREGGAVGIRANTPADIKAIKQAIDLPVIGLYKKNYQDSEIYITPTIKEVAEVVEAGADIVAFDATDRVRPGGQLLDDFVEEIRIRFPSVLLMADISTTEEGLHAVGLGCDLISTTLAGYTPYTEHITTFDKTLLTVLVEKTGCPIIAEGRVNTPELAAECIREGAFAVVVGSAITRPQEITKQFAKEIGKTSVNN, from the coding sequence ATGAATCCATTATTACAGAACCTTGAAGGAGGTTTGATTGTTTCTTGTCAGGCTTTGGAGGATGAACCGCTATACGGCTCAGCAATTATGGGGAAAATGGCCATTGCAGCCCGGGAAGGCGGAGCCGTGGGAATCAGGGCAAACACTCCAGCCGATATTAAAGCAATAAAACAGGCGATTGATTTGCCGGTTATCGGTTTATATAAGAAAAACTATCAAGATAGCGAAATTTATATAACGCCAACCATCAAGGAAGTAGCAGAGGTAGTGGAAGCCGGAGCCGATATTGTTGCCTTTGATGCAACGGATAGGGTGCGCCCGGGCGGACAACTGCTGGACGATTTTGTAGAAGAGATAAGGATAAGGTTTCCTTCTGTCTTATTAATGGCTGACATTTCTACCACTGAAGAAGGGCTGCATGCAGTAGGGTTAGGCTGTGATTTGATTTCAACAACCCTGGCTGGATATACCCCTTACACCGAACACATTACGACTTTTGATAAAACACTCCTCACCGTATTGGTGGAAAAAACGGGATGCCCAATTATTGCTGAAGGTAGAGTGAATACACCTGAACTCGCAGCCGAATGCATCCGGGAGGGAGCGTTCGCAGTCGTGGTCGGTTCAGCGATTACTCGTCCGCAGGAAATCACAAAGCAATTTGCAAAAGAAATTGGAAAGACAAGTGTAAACAATTAA
- a CDS encoding PTS fructose transporter subunit IIABC gives MKITELLTKETILLSVDGTKKLDAIDSLVGILFDAGKIDSKEDFKEAILKREAQSTTGVGDGIAIPHAKTKSVRQAAIAFGKSEAGVDYESLDGQPAHLFFMIAAPEGANNTHLEALARLSGMLMRPEVREKLMAASSREEVLEVINAYDQDEEEQAPEPYTSGRQKPFVVAVTACPTGIAHTYMAADALKANAAELGVDIKVETNGSGGAKNVLTADDIRNAAAVIVAADTKVEMERFSGKPVIEAAVAEGIRKPKDLIERAVKQDAPIYQGSGSAASGAAGRGQKPKSIGGTIYKHLMNGVSNMLPFVVGGGILIALSFLFGYNAFNPEDPSFHPIAKALMDIGGGGGAFSLLVPILAGFIAMSIADRPGFAPGAVAGVLANMGGAGFLGGLVAGFLAGYIVIGLKKLFANLPRSLEGIKTILLYPLFGIGLTGFLMIYLVNKPVGALNQAITDWLTGIGTGNAILLGVVVGLMMAFDMGGPVNKAAYLFGTGLITNGVYEPMAAIMAAGMVPPLGIAFATTFFKNKFTVEERDAGKANYIMGLSFITEGAIPFAAGDPLRVIPSTMAGAAVAGALSMAFGIGLRAPHGGIFVTPLVEGNWVLYLVAIIAGALVTAVMLGVLKKKVAV, from the coding sequence GTGAAAATCACTGAGCTGCTGACAAAAGAAACGATTCTCTTATCGGTTGACGGAACGAAGAAACTGGATGCGATTGACAGCCTGGTTGGAATCCTGTTCGACGCTGGAAAGATTGACAGCAAGGAAGACTTTAAGGAAGCCATTTTGAAAAGGGAAGCTCAAAGCACGACAGGTGTCGGTGACGGGATTGCTATTCCGCACGCGAAAACGAAATCAGTCAGGCAGGCGGCGATTGCATTCGGCAAATCGGAGGCCGGAGTTGACTATGAATCGCTGGACGGACAGCCGGCCCATTTATTCTTTATGATTGCCGCCCCGGAAGGCGCGAACAATACTCACCTTGAAGCGCTCGCGAGGCTTTCTGGCATGCTGATGCGGCCGGAAGTCAGGGAAAAGCTGATGGCGGCTTCTTCAAGAGAAGAGGTCCTTGAAGTCATCAACGCCTATGACCAGGATGAAGAGGAACAGGCGCCAGAGCCGTATACATCGGGCAGGCAAAAGCCATTCGTGGTAGCAGTTACGGCGTGCCCGACCGGCATCGCCCATACGTATATGGCCGCGGATGCCCTTAAGGCAAACGCCGCCGAGCTGGGCGTCGATATTAAAGTTGAAACGAACGGTTCGGGCGGAGCTAAAAACGTTCTGACTGCCGATGATATCCGCAATGCGGCTGCAGTCATTGTCGCAGCTGATACGAAGGTTGAAATGGAGCGGTTTTCCGGCAAGCCGGTCATTGAAGCGGCGGTAGCCGAAGGAATCCGGAAGCCAAAGGACTTGATCGAACGCGCGGTCAAACAAGACGCTCCTATTTATCAGGGAAGTGGCTCGGCTGCCAGTGGAGCTGCCGGCCGTGGCCAGAAGCCTAAGTCAATCGGCGGCACGATTTATAAGCATTTGATGAATGGCGTTTCCAATATGCTGCCGTTTGTTGTCGGAGGCGGAATTTTAATTGCGCTGTCCTTCCTGTTTGGCTACAACGCGTTCAATCCTGAGGATCCTTCCTTCCATCCGATTGCAAAAGCGTTGATGGATATTGGTGGCGGTGGCGGGGCGTTCAGCCTGCTTGTTCCAATCCTCGCTGGTTTCATCGCGATGAGCATTGCCGACAGGCCTGGCTTTGCACCGGGCGCGGTGGCCGGGGTACTTGCCAATATGGGCGGCGCCGGGTTCCTTGGCGGACTCGTTGCCGGTTTCCTTGCAGGGTATATCGTTATTGGCTTGAAGAAACTATTCGCTAATCTTCCAAGGTCGTTGGAAGGGATTAAAACGATTCTTCTTTATCCTTTATTCGGAATTGGACTGACTGGATTTTTGATGATTTACCTTGTAAATAAACCGGTTGGCGCCTTGAACCAGGCAATTACAGATTGGCTGACAGGGATAGGGACCGGAAATGCCATTCTGCTAGGAGTGGTCGTCGGCCTGATGATGGCTTTTGACATGGGCGGGCCTGTCAATAAAGCGGCCTACCTATTCGGCACAGGCCTCATCACGAACGGCGTATACGAGCCAATGGCCGCCATCATGGCTGCCGGTATGGTACCGCCGCTTGGCATCGCCTTCGCAACCACATTTTTCAAAAATAAATTCACGGTCGAAGAAAGAGACGCTGGTAAAGCGAACTATATCATGGGCCTTTCCTTTATTACCGAAGGCGCCATTCCATTTGCCGCAGGCGATCCGCTCAGGGTCATCCCTTCAACAATGGCCGGCGCCGCTGTTGCGGGAGCGCTGTCCATGGCATTCGGAATCGGGCTGAGGGCCCCGCACGGCGGAATCTTCGTCACGCCGCTTGTTGAAGGCAACTGGGTCCTTTACTTAGTAGCTATCATTGCCGGGGCGCTTGTTACCGCTGTAATGCTGGGCGTCTTAAAAAAGAAAGTCGCAGTATAG
- a CDS encoding extracellular solute-binding protein produces the protein MKKFLLLLVALMVIAAGCSSKESSGKDGNKKVDIEVMMFEGGFGSEWVKESAKTYMDKNKNVNIKITASPDIHTQLQTRFLSKDVPDLMVPGPSFDIQGVIKDGMIEPIDDALEEKAYESDEKWVDTFEQGQFNQKKDGKTYGIPTIFSPGYIWWYDEKLFEDNGWELPKTQEDLYKLKAEADKKGIAVFSVPGKHPGYYFFGIYLPLVERIGGKEALLDGFNLKEGAWKSPAFLEAAKESQRMVDEGLFLKGTFGLSHTEAQTLFFQRKSLFVMAGSWLEGEMKDVIPADFKLRAFNQPAFPGGKGEHLAPVSTGWGGAWYIPSGSKNKEETIKFLKFLSSEKEVEKMVSSKGLASVVKNTEDAIQSEPLKSALKVLQDAGGSYAPTAINDSYPELVGNMNNIYQSLMLGELTPEKFVEQAEKFAEQIRKDDNIEKTTYSW, from the coding sequence ATGAAAAAGTTCTTGTTGCTTTTGGTTGCATTGATGGTCATAGCTGCTGGCTGCAGCTCAAAGGAAAGTTCGGGCAAAGACGGAAATAAGAAGGTAGACATTGAGGTTATGATGTTCGAAGGCGGATTCGGCTCTGAATGGGTGAAGGAATCAGCCAAGACTTATATGGATAAAAACAAAAATGTAAACATTAAAATCACGGCAAGCCCTGATATCCACACTCAGCTGCAAACAAGGTTTTTATCCAAAGATGTACCTGATTTAATGGTTCCAGGACCTAGCTTTGATATCCAAGGGGTTATTAAAGATGGGATGATTGAACCGATCGATGATGCACTCGAAGAAAAGGCTTATGAAAGTGATGAAAAATGGGTCGATACATTTGAACAAGGCCAGTTCAATCAAAAGAAGGATGGAAAAACATACGGAATTCCTACGATTTTTTCACCGGGGTATATTTGGTGGTACGACGAGAAGCTGTTTGAAGACAATGGATGGGAGCTTCCTAAAACGCAGGAAGATCTGTATAAGTTAAAAGCCGAGGCTGATAAGAAAGGAATCGCGGTCTTTTCAGTCCCAGGAAAGCATCCGGGTTATTATTTCTTTGGCATATACCTGCCGCTCGTGGAACGGATTGGCGGTAAGGAAGCACTTTTGGATGGGTTCAACCTGAAAGAGGGAGCATGGAAATCGCCTGCATTTTTAGAAGCGGCAAAAGAATCACAGCGTATGGTTGATGAAGGCCTGTTTTTGAAAGGAACGTTTGGATTGTCCCACACGGAAGCGCAAACATTATTCTTCCAGCGTAAGTCCTTGTTTGTTATGGCAGGTTCCTGGCTGGAAGGCGAAATGAAGGATGTCATTCCGGCTGACTTTAAACTGCGTGCATTTAATCAGCCTGCATTCCCTGGCGGTAAAGGCGAGCATCTTGCGCCTGTCTCGACAGGTTGGGGCGGTGCCTGGTATATCCCAAGCGGATCGAAAAATAAAGAAGAAACAATCAAGTTCTTGAAGTTCCTATCGAGCGAAAAGGAAGTAGAGAAAATGGTCTCTTCCAAGGGTCTTGCCAGTGTTGTCAAAAATACAGAAGATGCAATTCAATCTGAGCCTTTGAAGAGTGCGCTTAAAGTCCTTCAGGATGCAGGAGGTTCGTACGCCCCTACGGCAATTAATGATTCTTATCCAGAACTGGTCGGGAATATGAACAATATTTATCAAAGCCTCATGCTTGGTGAGCTCACTCCTGAAAAGTTCGTAGAGCAGGCAGAGAAATTCGCAGAACAAATTAGAAAAGATGACAACATTGAAAAAACAACATACTCCTGGTAA
- a CDS encoding DeoR/GlpR family DNA-binding transcription regulator, producing the protein MLTPERHRMILQMIKEKPHVKLQEFVDATGASESTIRRDLTQLEEEKLLKRVHGGAERLQRKLLEPSMAEKSSKNLHEKVMIAQYAASLVEKGDCIYLDAGTTVREMIQFLPEKDIVVVTNGLMHIQPLLEKGIECYLIGGYVKQKTNAIIGRGALESLEQYRFDKCFLGVNGIHLQYGYTTPDQEEAMIKEKALSMSAESFILADSSKFSEIAFAKIADLHEASIITDKLDDEHRTLYSSKTDIKVVTT; encoded by the coding sequence ATGTTGACACCTGAGAGACACCGGATGATTTTGCAGATGATTAAGGAAAAGCCTCATGTGAAACTACAGGAGTTTGTGGATGCTACGGGGGCTTCGGAGTCGACGATCCGCCGGGATTTGACTCAGCTTGAAGAGGAGAAGCTTTTGAAGAGGGTGCATGGTGGAGCGGAACGGCTTCAAAGAAAGCTGCTTGAGCCGAGCATGGCAGAGAAATCTTCCAAAAACCTTCATGAAAAAGTCATGATCGCTCAGTATGCGGCAAGTCTCGTGGAAAAAGGGGACTGCATTTATCTCGATGCCGGTACAACGGTCAGGGAAATGATTCAATTTTTGCCCGAAAAAGATATCGTTGTTGTAACGAATGGGCTTATGCATATCCAGCCCTTGCTTGAAAAAGGGATTGAGTGCTATCTGATTGGCGGTTACGTTAAACAGAAAACGAATGCGATTATCGGCAGAGGCGCACTTGAGAGTCTGGAACAGTACCGTTTTGACAAGTGTTTCCTTGGCGTGAACGGGATTCATCTCCAATATGGGTATACGACTCCCGACCAGGAAGAAGCGATGATTAAGGAAAAAGCGCTCAGCATGTCGGCTGAGTCATTTATTCTTGCGGACAGTTCGAAGTTTTCGGAGATTGCTTTTGCAAAGATTGCCGATCTTCATGAAGCCTCAATCATTACAGATAAACTAGATGATGAACATAGAACGCTATACAGCAGCAAAACTGACATAAAGGTAGTGACAACATGA
- the pfkB gene encoding 1-phosphofructokinase: protein MIYTLTLNPSIDYIVGLEKMELGALNRTQKEAKIPGGKGINVSILLRSMDVESIATGFVGGFTGQYVKDSLEAKRVKTSFIEVNGETRINVKIKAEEETEINGQGPAITTEDLNQLKEKIRELQRGDTLVLAGSIPGSMDKNIYKNLIEICRENGTETVVDAEGDLLKTVLPFQPFLIKPNHHELGQFFGVDIHTPDEAISYGKKLVELGAKNVIVSLAGEGAVFINKTTALSATVPKGEVRSSIGAGDSMVAGFLAKYKETGSVREAFRYSVAAGSATAFSIGLGTKEKTLELLEQVKLTENEF from the coding sequence ATGATTTATACGTTGACGTTGAATCCGTCCATTGACTATATCGTCGGTCTTGAAAAAATGGAGCTTGGCGCGCTGAATCGAACGCAAAAAGAAGCGAAAATCCCCGGCGGGAAAGGGATTAACGTGTCCATCCTGCTTCGGTCCATGGATGTGGAATCAATCGCCACCGGCTTTGTCGGGGGTTTTACGGGCCAATATGTGAAGGATTCCCTCGAAGCAAAAAGGGTAAAGACCTCGTTTATTGAGGTGAACGGGGAAACGCGAATCAACGTAAAGATTAAGGCAGAAGAGGAAACTGAAATCAATGGGCAAGGGCCGGCGATTACAACGGAAGACTTGAACCAGCTGAAAGAGAAAATCCGCGAGCTGCAGCGGGGGGACACCCTGGTTCTCGCCGGGAGCATCCCCGGCAGTATGGATAAAAATATTTATAAAAACTTGATTGAAATTTGCCGGGAAAACGGCACAGAGACAGTGGTTGACGCGGAGGGCGACCTCTTGAAAACGGTTCTTCCATTTCAGCCATTTCTTATTAAACCGAACCATCACGAGCTCGGCCAGTTTTTCGGAGTGGACATCCACACGCCGGATGAGGCCATCTCTTATGGCAAAAAACTGGTGGAACTAGGTGCGAAAAATGTGATTGTATCGCTGGCAGGAGAAGGGGCTGTCTTCATCAACAAAACGACAGCGCTGTCAGCCACCGTCCCGAAAGGTGAGGTTAGGAGTTCAATTGGCGCCGGGGATTCAATGGTTGCCGGATTCCTCGCCAAATATAAGGAAACAGGCAGCGTAAGAGAAGCGTTCCGCTACAGCGTCGCTGCCGGGAGCGCGACTGCATTCTCGATCGGGTTGGGAACGAAGGAGAAGACACTGGAGCTTCTAGAACAGGTAAAGCTTACCGAGAACGAATTTTAA
- a CDS encoding carbohydrate ABC transporter permease, whose protein sequence is MGKFFRNIGSHLFLTFLSLLIIIPVIWVFVNSVKSSADILLKPLSFPEKITFENYSNAWNEAGLGIGFINSIIVTLITVTLIVIISAMAAYVLSRKKFRFRIAVQNTFLMGLMLPTFLAMAPLFLLMNDLGLVNSIPGLILVYIAYSLSFTIFMLIAFFNQIPDSLEEAAIIDGCGPFKVFWMVMFPLAKPGLISAAIFNFVGIWNEYILALILITDDELKTLPVKLANIMMIQQYHTDWGALYAGLVLSFIPVTLFYLIFQRRLIEGSTAGSVKE, encoded by the coding sequence ATGGGCAAGTTTTTTCGGAATATTGGAAGCCATTTGTTCCTCACATTTCTATCTCTTTTGATTATTATCCCGGTCATCTGGGTTTTTGTGAATTCAGTCAAATCATCGGCTGATATCTTATTAAAACCATTATCTTTTCCGGAAAAAATAACGTTTGAGAATTACTCGAACGCCTGGAATGAAGCTGGCTTAGGGATTGGATTTATTAATAGCATTATCGTTACATTGATTACAGTGACTCTAATTGTCATCATTTCGGCAATGGCTGCCTATGTATTGAGCAGGAAAAAGTTCCGCTTTCGAATCGCTGTCCAGAATACATTTTTAATGGGCTTGATGCTGCCGACCTTTTTGGCAATGGCTCCGTTGTTTTTGTTAATGAATGATCTGGGGCTTGTCAATAGCATCCCGGGCTTGATTTTGGTCTATATTGCCTATTCATTATCGTTTACAATATTTATGTTGATTGCTTTTTTTAATCAAATACCGGATTCTTTAGAAGAAGCCGCCATTATTGACGGATGCGGACCATTTAAGGTTTTTTGGATGGTGATGTTTCCGTTGGCAAAACCAGGCCTGATTTCCGCAGCGATCTTTAATTTTGTTGGTATTTGGAATGAATACATACTGGCGCTTATTTTAATAACCGATGATGAATTAAAGACATTGCCTGTAAAGTTGGCCAATATCATGATGATTCAGCAATATCATACCGACTGGGGAGCCCTGTATGCCGGGCTGGTCCTATCATTCATCCCGGTCACGCTCTTTTATTTGATTTTTCAAAGGCGGCTTATCGAAGGATCAACTGCAGGTTCTGTTAAAGAATAG
- a CDS encoding MurR/RpiR family transcriptional regulator produces MSTISTTLKIKSYYNSLTKTEKKAADYIVANLNDIIYCSVTELAEKADVGETTVLRLCRKIGFSGFQDFKLALAQESVMMASEEEIEQSIIKKTTSMHLKVLEESRQLLDEEQVGKAVQAILSSQNTLFFGVGSSGLTALEAVNVFTRIGIKCDAKQDSHFQAMSASLLNENDCAVGISVSGSTKDTIHNIEIAKKAGARIICITSNSKSPITKLADIVLLTSSKEGPLEGSSIVSKMAQLSVLDILHSAIINKREDIAQTARKATAKAVTHKMY; encoded by the coding sequence ATGTCTACGATAAGTACCACTCTGAAAATCAAAAGCTATTATAATAGCTTAACCAAAACAGAAAAAAAAGCCGCAGATTATATTGTGGCTAATTTAAATGATATTATTTATTGTTCCGTTACCGAATTGGCTGAAAAAGCAGATGTCGGGGAAACCACTGTTTTGCGCCTGTGCAGAAAAATCGGCTTTTCTGGTTTTCAGGACTTTAAATTAGCGCTCGCTCAAGAATCTGTGATGATGGCATCTGAAGAAGAAATCGAGCAATCCATTATTAAAAAAACAACATCGATGCATTTGAAAGTCCTTGAGGAAAGTAGACAGTTATTGGATGAAGAGCAGGTGGGAAAAGCGGTTCAAGCCATTCTTTCTTCGCAAAATACTCTCTTCTTTGGCGTTGGATCGTCTGGATTAACCGCTTTGGAGGCAGTCAATGTATTCACAAGAATAGGGATTAAATGCGACGCCAAGCAGGATAGCCATTTCCAGGCGATGAGCGCCTCATTGCTGAACGAAAATGATTGTGCGGTTGGGATATCTGTTTCTGGAAGCACAAAAGATACGATTCACAACATTGAGATCGCAAAAAAGGCAGGTGCGAGGATTATTTGTATAACGAGCAATAGCAAATCACCTATTACTAAATTAGCGGATATTGTTCTTTTAACTTCCTCAAAGGAAGGGCCGCTCGAAGGCAGCTCGATTGTTTCAAAAATGGCCCAATTGTCTGTACTGGATATTCTGCATTCCGCCATTATTAACAAGAGAGAGGACATTGCGCAAACCGCACGGAAAGCCACGGCAAAAGCTGTTACACATAAGATGTATTAA
- a CDS encoding carbohydrate ABC transporter permease gives MRYASERWSILVFLLPASVLYLLFVIYPSFNAFLMSLYNWRGLGTKTFIGLDNYKRMLEDEIFINTLKVTGKYILIQVPIVLLLSVVIALSISHFLKTRWLNLYRSITFFPYILPGVAIAMLWSTILNPVNGMFNGLLDAVGLDFLMTEWLGRTETAFGSVVFVNVWGMVGFYSILILAAILNIPQDILEAAEIDGATKFKKSIYITLPMLRDILQVVTIFTLINTIKIFEMPQLLTGGGPNRSTQPISLYIYEQAFSNFNFGYASALGVIFLILTLIASMLTLKVTRREG, from the coding sequence TTGAGATACGCAAGCGAAAGATGGTCGATTCTGGTGTTTTTATTGCCAGCTTCGGTCCTTTACCTTTTATTTGTCATCTACCCATCCTTCAATGCATTTCTGATGAGTTTATATAATTGGCGGGGCCTCGGAACAAAAACATTTATTGGGCTCGATAATTATAAACGGATGCTTGAGGATGAAATCTTTATTAACACTTTGAAGGTGACAGGGAAATACATATTAATCCAGGTTCCGATCGTTTTATTGCTATCAGTCGTAATCGCACTCTCGATTTCTCATTTTTTGAAAACAAGATGGCTGAATCTTTATCGTTCGATTACGTTCTTCCCATATATTCTTCCGGGAGTAGCTATCGCGATGCTATGGTCAACCATATTGAATCCAGTCAATGGCATGTTTAACGGACTGCTTGATGCGGTAGGATTGGACTTCCTTATGACTGAATGGCTTGGACGGACGGAAACGGCGTTTGGCAGTGTCGTTTTCGTTAATGTGTGGGGAATGGTCGGGTTTTACAGCATTTTGATTCTCGCGGCCATCCTGAATATTCCGCAGGATATCCTTGAAGCGGCTGAAATTGATGGGGCAACCAAATTTAAAAAAAGCATTTATATTACGCTCCCAATGCTGAGGGATATTTTGCAGGTAGTTACGATATTTACATTGATCAATACAATTAAAATATTTGAAATGCCGCAATTGTTAACGGGCGGGGGACCTAACCGGTCAACCCAGCCAATTTCCCTTTATATTTATGAGCAGGCGTTTTCGAACTTCAATTTTGGTTATGCTTCAGCTCTTGGAGTTATCTTTTTAATCCTTACATTAATTGCATCAATGTTGACGTTGAAGGTTACGAGGAGGGAAGGCTAG
- a CDS encoding alpha-galactosidase: MHIHINQDTKQFHLTNGKVSYIFHVMKNGQLGHLYYGKALRNRNNFSHLQTYDVPTAASCHLYADDPAFSLETVRQEFPVYGSSDFREPALLLSKPDQNFIPDFRYETHRLLEGKPLLEGLPATYVDCPEDAMTLIVVLKDTGLDAELTLTYTIFADLPVITRNAALTNHGRNQLTIDRLMSASIDFPDKDFHMVHLAGTWSRERHVKVRDLEAGIQSISSIRGASSHHHNPFLALKRMDATEHHGEVYGFNFVYSSNFLMQVEVDHYENTRLTAGIHPFGFQWNLQAGESFQSPEVVMVYSEEGLNGMSQAFHRLYQRNLIPKKWRTDTRPILINNWEATYFDFDEEKLVNIAKSARELGIELFVLDDGWFGKRNNDTTSLGDWHVDLNKLPNGIESLAKKINETGMKFGLWFEPEMISPVSDLFEEHPDWAVGIEGQPRTLGRNQLVLDFSRREIVDYIFGKMSEIIEQTGLSYIKWDMNRNITEAFSSKLAQDRQGEFFHRYILGVYDLYKRLTTRFSDVLFESCAGGGGRFDPGMMYYAPQAWASDDTDAVERLKIQYGTSFAYPIYSIGSHVSAVPNHQTLRTTPLSTRANTAYFGTFGYELDPLKMTDEERDEIKKQVAFYKRQRALIRDGVFYRLLDPFESNVTAWMVVSEDKSEALIGYYKVLATPNGPKHQTLKLCGLNEEFVYTVNGRTYYGDELMQVGLILPTEFNGVNSLFAERGGDFQSLVFHLKRMMD; encoded by the coding sequence GTGCATATACATATCAATCAAGATACTAAACAGTTTCACTTAACAAACGGAAAAGTTAGTTACATCTTTCATGTTATGAAAAATGGGCAGCTCGGCCATCTTTATTACGGAAAAGCACTTCGGAATCGCAACAATTTTTCCCATCTGCAGACGTATGATGTCCCGACGGCTGCAAGCTGCCACCTCTACGCTGATGATCCTGCGTTCAGCCTGGAAACAGTCAGGCAGGAGTTTCCCGTGTACGGGAGTTCCGATTTCAGGGAACCGGCCCTTTTGCTTAGCAAGCCGGATCAAAACTTCATTCCCGATTTCCGCTATGAAACGCATCGTTTGCTGGAAGGGAAGCCTTTGCTAGAGGGGTTGCCGGCAACGTATGTCGATTGTCCAGAAGATGCCATGACTTTAATAGTTGTTTTGAAAGATACAGGTCTGGATGCAGAGCTCACACTGACTTATACGATATTTGCTGATCTTCCTGTCATCACGAGGAATGCTGCCCTGACAAATCACGGTCGTAACCAGTTGACGATTGATCGGTTGATGAGTGCTTCGATCGATTTTCCTGACAAGGACTTTCACATGGTTCACCTGGCTGGAACGTGGTCCCGCGAGCGACATGTGAAAGTCCGGGACCTCGAGGCTGGCATTCAGTCGATTTCAAGTATCCGGGGAGCAAGCTCGCACCATCACAATCCATTTCTGGCACTGAAGAGAATGGACGCAACCGAGCATCATGGAGAGGTTTACGGTTTCAACTTTGTCTACAGCTCCAATTTCCTCATGCAAGTTGAAGTGGACCACTATGAAAATACGAGACTGACCGCGGGTATTCATCCGTTTGGCTTTCAGTGGAATCTTCAAGCGGGTGAATCCTTCCAGTCACCTGAAGTCGTGATGGTCTATTCCGAGGAAGGGCTGAATGGGATGAGCCAGGCTTTCCATCGTTTGTACCAGAGGAATCTGATTCCGAAAAAATGGCGCACTGATACCCGGCCAATTCTCATTAACAACTGGGAAGCAACGTATTTTGATTTTGATGAGGAAAAGCTTGTCAACATCGCAAAATCTGCGCGTGAGTTAGGGATTGAGCTGTTTGTCCTTGACGATGGATGGTTCGGGAAGAGGAACAATGATACGACCTCACTTGGTGACTGGCATGTTGATCTCAATAAGCTACCGAACGGGATTGAAAGCCTGGCTAAAAAGATTAACGAAACCGGAATGAAATTCGGGCTCTGGTTTGAGCCGGAAATGATTTCACCTGTCAGTGACTTGTTCGAGGAACATCCTGATTGGGCTGTCGGCATCGAAGGGCAGCCTCGCACGCTTGGCCGCAATCAGCTTGTTCTTGATTTTTCAAGGCGGGAGATTGTGGATTATATTTTTGGGAAAATGTCTGAAATCATTGAACAGACTGGACTTTCTTATATTAAGTGGGACATGAACCGGAACATTACTGAAGCATTCTCGTCAAAACTGGCTCAGGACAGGCAAGGAGAATTTTTTCATCGTTACATATTAGGGGTTTATGACTTATATAAGCGGCTGACTACGAGGTTTTCTGATGTCTTGTTTGAATCGTGTGCAGGCGGGGGCGGCCGCTTTGATCCGGGAATGATGTATTATGCGCCTCAAGCGTGGGCCAGCGATGATACTGATGCTGTTGAACGGTTGAAAATCCAGTACGGAACATCATTTGCCTATCCTATCTACAGCATTGGCTCCCATGTATCTGCTGTTCCGAACCATCAGACATTACGGACGACACCACTTTCGACAAGGGCTAATACCGCCTATTTCGGAACATTTGGCTATGAACTCGACCCGTTAAAAATGACTGATGAAGAACGGGATGAAATCAAGAAGCAGGTTGCCTTTTATAAACGGCAGCGCGCACTAATCCGAGACGGAGTATTTTACCGTTTATTGGACCCGTTCGAAAGCAACGTAACCGCCTGGATGGTTGTAAGTGAGGACAAATCTGAGGCATTGATTGGCTATTATAAAGTTCTGGCAACCCCGAACGGCCCGAAACACCAGACACTTAAATTGTGCGGTTTAAATGAAGAATTCGTCTACACAGTTAATGGCCGAACTTATTACGGCGATGAACTGATGCAAGTAGGACTTATCTTGCCAACTGAATTTAATGGAGTCAACAGCCTGTTTGCCGAACGCGGAGGTGACTTCCAATCTCTTGTTTTTCATCTGAAACGTATGATGGATTGA